In Aspergillus chevalieri M1 DNA, chromosome 7, nearly complete sequence, the sequence CAAGGGAATATAGAACGGCTATCCCATGAAGCTAaagtgtgacggctcacatatgatagctcacatggtggttcaacactacggcaatggatgatacatcacaaacaccatccagtcatgtcgccaacaatcctcttaaaacctcttcatgacctggatagatttcctcttcttctttcttctccagattcgatattctcgtcgatggctacaatagtttagataggaattcagttcgttattatctactattccgagcccgtgacataatatcgaatctcgcctttttcttttcacaCATCTACTTCATTGGTTCGATCCAGAGATCGTAGAGCCATAGTAGTGTGCCCCTCCGACCGACCGATAGATACCGATACCGATACAACGAACCCAGCAGGCATGCCTCGCCCAAGAAACACCGTTGCCTCTACCAGAGCCAACCGAAACGAAACGAACAATGATGATACCAACCGAAATGAAGCGAATACCAATACTGAACGAGAGAACCGACAGAACCCCATCCttattgatggagatgagaatGAAGAACAACGCATGATGACCTTGGAGGAGTTCTTGCAATATGCCTCTGAGGAGCCAGAATGGTTGTATGAGAAGCTCCAAGCAACTCATCAACGATATGATGACAGTCTTGATGACCATAAGGTCCggcttgctgaagaagagctcCGAGGACAAACCAAGGATggagaaattgcgcttctgcgccgtgaaacagaagagatgaagggacaactccaagatatcaagaagcAACTTACTGATGTGACTGCTGAACGTGACGCATTTGGGAGCCAAATTGCCCGACTGGTGATGGACAGTGCCAGTGGCCGTCGAGCCTCTCCAAtgcccatcaacagcaaATCCACCAAGATCCCAGATCCCCCAATGCTTACTGATGGAAAGGAGCCCCGATTTGAAGACTGGCTGCTCCTGATGTCTCAGAAGCTTACTGCTAATGCAGACCACTTTGACACTTCCCAACTTCGTATAGCATACGTGGCTAGTCGATGTGATGGTAAAGCTCGGAAACACATCACTCCACGCATGTGAGATGATGCAATAAACCCATACACCGACTCAAAGGATATGCTCAATCACCTGAAAACCATCTATGATGATCCGAACCGTGTTACCACTGCAAAGCACCAATTTCGACAGTtatacatgaagaacagcGACAAGTTTCATGACTTTTTCTCTGAGTTCCTTTACCTCGCAGCTGAAGCGGGCGTCGCTGAAGACGACTGGAAGGATGAGCTTTACACCAAATTGACGACCAAGCTCCAGGAGTTGTGCATCTCCAGTAGCATTGGTGATGGAACATTCCAGGAATTCTCTAGCGCTGTCTCCCAGACTGCAAGCCGACTTGAAGTTATCAACCACCGGGCTCAGAAGAATCGAACGTTCACTCccaacaaggatatgagcAAGGGAACTAGTCGAACTGGGACCACCTTCAAGAAAGAACCGACCCCATCTCAGAGCACCAATTCTACCACCCCACGTATGGGTAATGCTGAGCGTGATCaattgatgaaggaaggccGTTGCTTCCATTGCCAAGAACATGGGCATCTTGCTCGCGACTGTTCCACCAAAACCCCAACCCCTGAACTGAAGGAACTTGAGCAGAAAGCACCTGAGAATGAACAGAATGATGATGCGGGAAAAGTCTAGCCCAGGAGAGAGTCTCCAACCTGGGGCTAGATGGTGTTGACCTAGGTGAATTGGATCTTAGCCAACTTATTGGAGGGAAAGGATTCAATGTGAATAGTCAGGTAGCTCACAATGGAATCAGTATCCCCCTGACTACCCTAGCCgacactggagcaaatggttaCCTCTTCATGGACACCCAACGAGCGACAGAACTAGTGAAATTCTTTGGAATCCCCACCCGACAACTCAatacaccgattggcacaaaAGGGTATGATGGACGAGCTGGCTCAACCATCACTGATGCTATTGTTTGCCACCTGCTTGTGGGCAAACGACGATTCCTGAACCAGCCCTTCCTGATTGCCGACTTGGGCCAACATGACATGATCATTGGACGGAAATGGTTCGACAGCCAtgatgtctggttgaatgtgAAACATAGAAAACTGGTTTGGCCAGAACAACGGAGCTGCTTGGATGACATCCAGAGCAAGCAGTATTTGGAGGCTCCAAAACAGATCCTGCAGCGTCCTAAGCCTGACCCTACCCACCAGGCTGATATGGAGCGACGTGATCGACGaattgagaaagaagaacagaaggAACAGTACCGAGTTCCTCGGAAGGAGGAAGCAGACCGGCGATCAGACATGGCCAAGATGTCACGCGCCCTACAGGGTCAGGAGATTAGCACCATCACTACCAATTCAAAGCCCCAAGGGAGGACAACAGACCGATCAGCAATCCAAATTGATATCGCAGACATGGCCAAGATGTCACGCGCCCTACAGGGTCAGGAGATTAGCACCATCACTACCAATTCAAAGCCCCAAGGGAGGACAACAGACCGATCAGCAATCCAAATTGATATCGCAGCAattggagcagcaccattccaaagacacctgaagagaaaggacactgaggtcttcattgccagtctgtctgaaattgaccgcatcattgaagaaaaacgcGAGAAGGAACGCCAGAAGGAAGATCACAATGAGCAGGAATTGGTACAGCAACTACTGCCCAGACAGTACCAGGAATATGCAGATGTTTTCTCCAAGGCCGCCTCTGATGAGCTGCCCCCTCAACGGACGAATGACTACCGGATTGAACTGGAGAAAGGGAAGACTGCAGAGTCAGAAGTGGGATATAGCCCCCTGTATAAGCAGACTgcagaggaactggaggcTGCACGAGACTACATTGTGGACAACCTCCACAAGGGATTTATTGGACCCAGTGCAGCCCCTTTTGCCTCACCTATCTTGATGGCACAGAAGCCAGGGGGTGGACTACggttttgtgttgactatcgAAAGTTGAATGCCATTACCCGAAAAGATCGATACCCCATCCCATTGGTTGATGAGTTGATGGAGAGAACCAGTGGTGCAAAAATCTTTACAAAACTGGATATACGACAAGGATTTCACCGAATTCGACTTGACCCTAAATCTGAAGATTTGACCACCTTTCGTACACGTTATGGGACCTACAAATACCATGTGGTTCCTTTTGGACTCACCAATGGACCAGCTGCCTTCCAGCGATTCATCAATGACACCTTGATGgactatttggatgattttgttaCTGCATTTGTGGATGATCTGCTCATCTATTCAAAGAATGCTATTGAACATGAGCTTCATGTGAAGAAGGTGCTTGAACGGCTACGCGCAGCAGGACTCCAAGCTAGTATCAAGAAGTGCGAGTTCCATGTTACTCGGACAAAGTATCTCGGATTTATTTTAACAACGGATGGCATTGAAGTAGACCCAGAGAAGACTGCTGTGATCTGCAACTGGGCAGTGCCAACCACTGTTCGAGGTGTGCAATCATTCCTTGGGTTCTGTAACTTCTATCGAAGATTCATCAAGAACTACAGCCGCATTGCTAAGCCACTGAACCACCTGACGAGGAaggatgtgccattcacctgGACTAATGTATGCCAGGAAGCTTTTGAGGAATTGAAAAAATATCTGACTGACGCCCCGATACTGCGACACTACCACCCTGAATTAGAGACGAAGCTGGAGactgatgcatcagatggAGTGGTGGCTGGAGTACTCTCCCAGAAGCATGGAGACCTCTGGCACCCAGTTGCTTATTATTCAAAGAACatgtctgatgctgagcgcaactatgagatccatgacaaggaaatGTTAGCTATCATCCGCGCACTGCAAGAATGGCGTGCTGAACTTGAAGGACTGCAACTCCGAGAACGCTTCAACATCTATACAGATCATCGAGCACTAGAATACTTTATGACAACAAAGAAGTTGACTGCACGGCaagccagatgggctgagtTCCTCTCCCGATTCTATTTCCTGATTCGATACCGACCTGGACGAGAGAATACCCTTGCAGATGCCCTTAGTCGACCAGTGACAGATATccagaagaaggatgagtACCGTCACCAGATCTTGCTGAAGCCAGAGACTGTTGAAGCACCAATTCAGGTGAATGACCTGGAGCCAGCATTACAGGTAGTGGATCAGATACTCAAGGCCAACCGCAACTCTGCTACAGCAGAAGGATATCACAAGAAAGCTCAAGAGGGAAAGGATGACTGGACTCTCCAAGATGGCCTGCTACTGAAAGGAAACcgattgtttgttcctgatgatgaccctgaaCTCCGCACCCGACtgcttgatgaagtgcatgCACAAGTATCAACTGCACACCCAgggagaacaaaaacccaacagctcatcagagCACGATACTACTGGCCAACCTGGAGACAAGATGCTGAAAGATATGTACGGAATTGCTCAAAATGTCGGAGAGCTGAGAACCCTCGAGATCATGTTCCAGGGCTTCTTCAACCTTTACCCATTGCTGAGCGCCCCTGGCAACATATATCTATGGACTTCCGTTCCTTTCCAGTTGACAAGAATGGATATGACGCTGCACTAGTGATAGTGGATCGATTTAGCAAGAGACCCATCAGCATTCCCtgcaagaagactgccacctctgaagatgttg encodes:
- a CDS encoding uncharacterized protein (COG:S;~EggNog:ENOG410Q29X;~antiSMASH:Cluster_7.2) yields the protein MPRPRNTVASTRANRNETNNDDTNRNEANTNTERENRQNPILIDGDENEEQRMMTLEEFLQYASEEPEWLYEKLQATHQRYDDSLDDHKVRLAEEELRGQTKDGEIALLRRETEEMKGQLQDIKKQLTDVTAERDAFGSQIARLVMDSASGRRASPMPINSKSTKIPDPPMLTDGKEPRFEDWLLLMSQKLTANADHFDTSQLRIAYVASRCDGKARKHITPRM